Proteins encoded within one genomic window of Rhizobium favelukesii:
- a CDS encoding hydrolase — translation MDNVKLEQLSPQNSQLIIIDQQPQMAFGVQSIDRQVLKNNVVALAKAAKVFNVPTIITTVESKSFSGPPFPELLAVYPEAPILERTSMNSWDDQKVRDALAKTGRKKVIVSGLWTEVCNNSFSLAAMREGGYEIYMVEDASGGTSVAAHNYSMLRMIQAGVVPVTWQQVMLEWQRDWAHRETYDAVMNIVKEHSGAYGMGVDYAYTMVHKAPERVAHGPVLEPVVAG, via the coding sequence TTGGACAATGTAAAGCTAGAACAGCTTAGCCCACAAAACAGCCAGTTGATCATTATTGATCAGCAACCTCAGATGGCGTTTGGAGTTCAATCGATCGATCGACAGGTGCTCAAAAATAACGTCGTCGCTTTGGCAAAAGCCGCGAAGGTTTTCAACGTTCCTACGATCATAACGACGGTTGAATCCAAAAGCTTTTCCGGCCCGCCGTTTCCGGAGCTTCTTGCCGTCTATCCGGAGGCGCCGATCCTGGAACGGACCTCGATGAACTCGTGGGACGACCAGAAGGTGCGGGACGCCTTGGCTAAAACGGGTCGGAAGAAAGTCATTGTTTCCGGGCTCTGGACGGAGGTCTGTAACAATTCCTTCTCACTCGCCGCCATGCGGGAGGGCGGCTACGAGATCTATATGGTCGAAGATGCCTCCGGGGGAACGTCGGTTGCCGCGCACAACTATTCGATGCTGCGAATGATACAGGCAGGCGTCGTCCCTGTGACCTGGCAGCAAGTCATGTTGGAATGGCAGCGAGATTGGGCCCACAGGGAAACCTACGATGCGGTGATGAACATCGTGAAAGAGCATTCAGGTGCTTACGGGATGGGCGTCGACTACGCGTATACCATGGTTCACAAGGCGCCCGAACGCGTGGCTCATGGGCCAGTTCTCGAACCTGTGGTAGCTGGCTGA
- a CDS encoding XapX domain-containing protein — MKLYIVSLAVGLLVGVIYGLLDVPSPAPPVIALVGLLGILVGEQVLPVIKTFWRREPTAVSWLQQVKPHMFGHLPAGRKPSDASAISSEKV; from the coding sequence GTGAAACTTTATATCGTATCGCTGGCCGTCGGACTTCTCGTCGGGGTCATCTATGGATTGTTGGACGTCCCCTCTCCGGCACCTCCTGTCATCGCTCTGGTCGGTCTGCTCGGCATTCTGGTCGGCGAGCAGGTGTTGCCCGTTATCAAGACCTTTTGGCGTAGGGAGCCGACTGCGGTGTCTTGGCTCCAACAGGTCAAGCCGCACATGTTCGGCCATCTACCCGCCGGTAGGAAACCCTCCGACGCATCGGCAATCTCCTCGGAGAAGGTCTGA
- a CDS encoding DoxX family protein yields MMSDHRKDDTPTLVARTLNNPVTLLIARICVVAPFLGAGLVKLLDWQTGEAEMLHVGLHPAWLFNLAALTTELGGSILIILNWKTWLGAGALGVFTVLTTFLAHRFWMFPEPARSMQFNSFLEHATISAAFIFVVVAGLQRRKGD; encoded by the coding sequence ATGATGAGCGATCACCGGAAAGACGATACGCCGACCCTCGTTGCGCGTACGCTCAATAATCCTGTCACGCTGCTGATTGCGCGTATCTGTGTCGTTGCTCCTTTTCTAGGCGCCGGACTTGTCAAGCTTCTCGACTGGCAAACTGGCGAGGCCGAGATGCTGCATGTGGGGCTGCATCCCGCATGGCTTTTCAACCTCGCAGCCCTCACCACCGAGCTCGGCGGTTCGATCCTGATCATCCTCAACTGGAAAACCTGGCTCGGCGCCGGTGCCCTTGGTGTGTTTACGGTGTTGACGACCTTTCTTGCCCATCGGTTCTGGATGTTCCCCGAGCCGGCGCGCTCCATGCAGTTCAATAGCTTCCTGGAACACGCGACCATCAGTGCCGCGTTCATCTTCGTCGTTGTCGCCGGATTGCAGCGCCGGAAGGGCGACTGA
- a CDS encoding LLM class flavin-dependent oxidoreductase, translating into MSKDVEFGLDTFGDVTLAPDGKFLPQAQVIRNVIAEAELADRLGIDFFGIGEHHRTDFAISAPEVALAAIAARTRRIRLGSAVTVLSSDDPIRIFERFSTLDAISQGRAEVILGRGSFIESFPLFGFDLGQYEELFEQKLDLYSAITSNRIVDWQGNWRPPLKGQEIFPPIEKGSLKTWIGVGGTPESVTRAVRYDMHLMLAIIGGDPQRFRPYVDLYQKLVAESGRVAREVGVHSPGYVAETDEKARRELFPHFKKIRDRLGQERGWPPVTEVDFEREIEHGSLYAGSPGTVARKIAETVKGLGLSRFQMKYSAGPMMHENLLSSIELYANKVIPQVRNLLA; encoded by the coding sequence ATGAGCAAAGACGTTGAGTTTGGACTTGATACATTCGGAGATGTCACTTTGGCACCTGACGGAAAATTTCTTCCTCAGGCACAGGTCATTCGCAACGTCATCGCAGAAGCCGAACTTGCCGATAGACTTGGCATAGACTTTTTCGGCATTGGCGAGCACCACCGTACTGATTTTGCTATTTCTGCGCCCGAAGTGGCGCTCGCGGCGATTGCCGCGCGGACCCGTCGCATCCGCCTGGGTTCGGCCGTGACCGTGCTCAGTTCCGACGATCCAATACGCATCTTCGAGCGCTTTTCTACACTCGATGCGATCTCGCAGGGAAGGGCGGAGGTCATTTTAGGCCGCGGCTCTTTTATCGAATCCTTTCCTCTCTTCGGATTCGACCTGGGTCAATACGAAGAGTTGTTCGAGCAAAAGCTCGATTTGTATTCAGCTATCACCAGCAACCGGATCGTTGATTGGCAAGGCAACTGGCGTCCACCGCTAAAAGGCCAGGAAATTTTCCCTCCCATCGAAAAAGGCTCTCTGAAGACGTGGATTGGCGTTGGCGGAACCCCTGAATCAGTGACGCGGGCGGTGCGCTACGACATGCACCTGATGTTGGCCATCATTGGCGGCGATCCTCAGCGATTTCGTCCCTATGTCGATCTTTACCAGAAGCTGGTTGCCGAAAGCGGGCGAGTGGCGCGCGAGGTTGGCGTGCATTCTCCTGGCTATGTCGCAGAAACTGATGAGAAGGCCCGCCGGGAACTATTTCCGCATTTCAAGAAAATCCGAGATCGTCTAGGCCAGGAACGCGGGTGGCCGCCAGTAACAGAGGTGGATTTCGAGCGCGAAATCGAGCACGGCTCACTTTATGCGGGCTCTCCAGGTACAGTTGCACGCAAGATCGCTGAAACCGTGAAAGGCCTAGGATTATCCAGGTTCCAAATGAAGTATTCGGCCGGTCCGATGATGCATGAAAACTTGCTAAGCAGCATCGAGCTCTACGCGAACAAGGTAATCCCGCAGGTAAGGAACCTGCTCGCATGA
- a CDS encoding MarR family winged helix-turn-helix transcriptional regulator, with the protein MTKDSKVVPIEKRQDKMMRREIVVRALGAELSALITASRAVTTEAANSLQPGVSGSAFQILQWLHSFGPTKASGIADALSMDRSVVSRLAKELRKHELIESDPEKEDARSVVYRIAASARDRIADAIARKGSHFEMRVNQWPEADIVQLTRLLHRLNERIL; encoded by the coding sequence ATGACGAAAGACAGCAAGGTCGTTCCGATCGAAAAGCGACAAGACAAAATGATGCGCCGCGAAATCGTTGTGCGCGCATTGGGCGCCGAATTGAGTGCCCTGATAACCGCTTCTCGCGCCGTCACGACCGAAGCAGCAAATAGTCTCCAACCAGGAGTGTCCGGGTCGGCGTTCCAGATCCTGCAATGGCTACATTCGTTCGGCCCGACGAAAGCAAGTGGGATTGCCGACGCATTGTCCATGGATAGAAGCGTCGTCAGTCGACTTGCAAAGGAACTCCGGAAGCATGAGTTGATTGAGTCTGACCCTGAGAAGGAAGATGCAAGGAGCGTCGTATACAGAATTGCCGCGTCGGCTCGCGACAGGATCGCTGATGCGATTGCCCGCAAGGGCAGTCACTTTGAGATGCGTGTCAACCAGTGGCCGGAGGCAGACATCGTGCAACTCACGCGGTTGCTGCACAGGTTGAATGAGCGAATCCTATGA
- a CDS encoding SDR family NAD(P)-dependent oxidoreductase, which yields MSYPKTVVMTGATNGIGRIAAIKLAGMGNHLILIARNQAKAEAMRLDILQTIPDARIDFFYADFTRLSTVAEAARAIGAKYERIDVLINNAGIHAFKQRVTSDGFPEMVSVNYIAPWLLTAKLSDRLVASAPSRIVTVASEASRRSKGLTPDADLHDITPFTRLGSSAIYGRTKLMDVMFSMELARRLASTGVTANCLDPGFNVTGLGRELSFAAPLERFLNFLRVGDPNRGAGIIIALAMARIFAEVTGGYFSVKNAAPLILKAPGGDVDARRRLWDSTARAVEAFDVSF from the coding sequence ATGTCCTATCCCAAGACGGTCGTGATGACCGGAGCCACAAACGGCATCGGCCGCATCGCCGCCATCAAGCTTGCGGGAATGGGCAACCATCTGATCCTGATCGCACGGAACCAAGCCAAGGCCGAAGCGATGCGCCTTGATATTCTTCAAACGATACCCGATGCTCGGATCGACTTTTTCTATGCCGACTTCACACGGCTGAGCACGGTCGCGGAGGCTGCTAGAGCTATTGGCGCAAAGTATGAGCGTATCGATGTCCTGATCAACAATGCAGGGATTCACGCCTTTAAGCAGCGTGTCACGTCGGACGGCTTTCCCGAAATGGTTTCGGTGAACTATATTGCTCCTTGGCTCCTAACGGCAAAATTGAGTGATCGTCTTGTGGCCTCTGCCCCATCCCGGATTGTAACGGTTGCGTCGGAGGCCTCCCGGCGCTCCAAGGGTCTCACGCCTGACGCGGACCTCCACGACATCACCCCATTCACCCGGCTGGGGTCTTCCGCTATTTACGGACGCACTAAATTGATGGACGTCATGTTTTCCATGGAACTGGCGCGCCGGCTTGCATCCACCGGGGTGACGGCCAATTGTCTCGATCCTGGTTTCAACGTTACGGGGCTTGGCCGGGAACTTTCTTTTGCAGCGCCGCTTGAACGGTTCCTCAATTTCCTGCGTGTCGGCGATCCGAACCGTGGTGCAGGGATCATCATTGCGCTCGCCATGGCGCGAATATTTGCCGAAGTTACTGGCGGGTACTTCTCGGTGAAAAATGCCGCGCCCCTGATCCTAAAAGCACCGGGTGGCGATGTCGATGCGCGACGAAGATTATGGGACTCTACCGCAAGGGCTGTCGAAGCATTCGACGTCTCATTTTGA
- a CDS encoding PAS domain-containing sensor histidine kinase — protein sequence MNIEPAYQSQNVGSDFTSVRMLQRCRLAGAAAIGLIIFLVDAFTTLGSAVAVLYVLVIVLASELGDSAAIKRSSAICAGLTVAAFLYVHGFNAETQAWLRLLFSLAANGVTTLLLLRRGIDIARRRASEAALKASEHRYRTIFETLAVAIWEHDFREVKEELEGLRDRGVQDVRRYIADHPDFVINARRKVRITDVNQTALTLMGVPTKEEFFTHLDSFLPENDESFAQCLVAIDEGHPTFQAETKVRTRQGRLIPVIVALSFPPNGEGLDRIQGSIVDITERLEFQEALEHSRRELEHASRVAMIGEISASIAHEVNQPLSATISFIQAAQRWLDRKTPDLVEAKLALQDALSATEHSANVVKRVHMLLGKAKSETGEVAIEATILDALRLKQPELGTHGTRVIFNPAAEAMITRGDRILLQQSFLNIISNAMQAMDATPAGHRILTIETESRDSEVTFRFIDSGPGLGDQVGDSLFKAFTTTKPSGMGLGLAICRSIVTAHGGSISIRNRLDCNGAVVEISLPRCLLDTLDAPKDTPLSEAGQARQAQKA from the coding sequence TTGAATATCGAACCGGCATATCAATCTCAGAACGTCGGTAGTGACTTCACGTCCGTAAGGATGCTGCAGCGCTGCCGTCTCGCCGGCGCGGCAGCGATTGGTCTGATCATCTTCCTGGTCGATGCCTTCACAACGCTCGGAAGCGCCGTTGCTGTTCTCTATGTCCTGGTGATTGTGCTTGCCAGCGAACTCGGTGATAGCGCCGCGATCAAGCGCTCATCGGCGATCTGTGCTGGCCTAACCGTCGCCGCCTTCCTTTATGTTCACGGTTTCAACGCCGAAACCCAAGCGTGGCTCCGACTTTTGTTCAGCCTTGCAGCGAACGGCGTCACCACCCTGCTCCTGCTTCGGCGTGGTATCGACATCGCCAGGCGACGGGCGTCTGAAGCGGCGCTGAAGGCGAGCGAGCACCGTTACCGCACCATATTCGAGACGCTGGCGGTTGCGATCTGGGAGCATGATTTTCGCGAGGTGAAGGAGGAGCTCGAAGGACTGCGCGATCGGGGCGTTCAAGACGTCCGCCGCTACATTGCCGATCATCCGGACTTTGTTATCAACGCCCGCCGGAAAGTGCGCATAACCGATGTGAATCAGACGGCGTTGACATTGATGGGGGTCCCAACGAAAGAAGAGTTCTTTACGCATCTCGACAGCTTCCTGCCGGAAAATGATGAGAGCTTCGCGCAATGTTTGGTCGCGATCGACGAGGGGCATCCGACCTTTCAGGCGGAGACGAAAGTGCGAACTCGTCAAGGTCGCCTGATCCCCGTCATCGTCGCCCTTAGCTTTCCGCCGAATGGTGAGGGTCTCGATCGGATTCAAGGCAGCATCGTCGATATCACCGAACGCCTCGAATTTCAGGAAGCGCTGGAACATTCGCGCCGCGAGCTCGAACATGCCTCGCGCGTTGCAATGATCGGCGAAATATCAGCCTCGATCGCCCACGAGGTCAACCAGCCGCTGTCGGCCACTATAAGCTTCATTCAGGCCGCCCAGCGCTGGCTCGACCGGAAAACGCCGGACCTGGTAGAAGCCAAGCTCGCGCTGCAGGACGCGCTGTCGGCGACCGAGCATTCGGCAAATGTCGTCAAGCGTGTGCACATGCTACTCGGCAAGGCCAAGTCTGAAACCGGCGAAGTGGCGATCGAGGCGACGATCTTAGACGCCTTGCGCCTGAAACAGCCGGAACTTGGTACCCATGGTACGCGCGTCATCTTTAATCCGGCAGCTGAAGCGATGATTACGCGGGGCGATCGCATCCTGTTGCAACAGTCCTTCCTCAACATCATCAGCAATGCCATGCAGGCGATGGACGCTACACCAGCCGGACATCGCATATTGACGATAGAAACCGAGTCCCGCGATTCCGAAGTCACCTTCAGATTCATCGACAGCGGACCGGGCCTTGGCGATCAGGTCGGTGATAGCCTGTTCAAGGCCTTCACCACGACCAAGCCGAGCGGCATGGGTCTTGGCCTTGCCATATGCCGGTCGATCGTCACCGCCCATGGCGGGTCGATCTCCATTCGCAACCGGCTTGACTGCAACGGCGCGGTCGTCGAGATCTCGCTGCCGCGTTGCCTCCTGGACACTCTGGATGCGCCGAAAGACACCCCTCTAAGTGAAGCTGGGCAAGCCCGCCAGGCGCAAAAGGCTTGA
- a CDS encoding helix-turn-helix domain-containing protein, with protein MALQVPARRKYVTRISQSLDGVGPYFGIPNAPCLKTVPVRSALFSVTRIDRAVANGEVVEIAMPPSDSYFLMLYLENTAHADIGRDGSRSPVRRFAPGTICLINMRYGASIALHSSLCSLAFTLPRPLFEEVSQLSTASSFRSLHCQRGEPDPVISNLGIAFVPLFGNGQLASSALLQHMAVAVCAHLLHDYHSHEVDLEETHFTAAGLPLATWQEDAAKTFMRNNLGSDLSITAIAAATGLSANHFSQRFKKTTGFTPHQWLLKIRVERAKEMLANRSYALKAIAGQCGFCDQSHFTKTFVRHTGLTPTAWRSGWIH; from the coding sequence TTGGCGCTGCAAGTCCCGGCGAGGAGAAAATATGTGACCCGGATTTCTCAGTCCCTGGATGGCGTTGGACCTTATTTCGGCATTCCGAACGCGCCATGCTTGAAAACAGTGCCGGTGAGGTCGGCCCTTTTTTCCGTAACCAGAATCGATCGTGCCGTCGCCAATGGCGAAGTGGTCGAGATCGCAATGCCGCCCTCGGATTCTTATTTCCTGATGCTTTATCTGGAGAATACCGCTCACGCCGACATTGGGCGCGACGGTTCTCGATCACCGGTCCGTCGCTTTGCACCAGGAACGATCTGCCTTATCAACATGCGATATGGCGCTTCGATCGCACTCCATTCGAGTCTTTGCTCATTGGCCTTCACCTTGCCTCGGCCCCTTTTCGAGGAAGTGTCGCAACTCTCCACCGCGTCGTCGTTTCGAAGCCTGCACTGCCAGAGAGGCGAGCCCGACCCGGTCATCAGCAATCTTGGTATTGCGTTCGTTCCTCTCTTCGGCAACGGGCAGCTCGCGTCCTCCGCATTGCTCCAACATATGGCCGTGGCGGTTTGCGCGCATCTGCTGCACGACTATCATAGTCACGAAGTGGATTTGGAGGAAACCCATTTTACGGCCGCGGGGCTTCCTCTTGCCACCTGGCAGGAGGATGCGGCAAAGACCTTCATGCGTAACAATCTCGGTTCCGATCTTTCCATCACGGCCATAGCGGCGGCTACAGGTCTTTCAGCCAATCATTTCTCGCAACGCTTCAAGAAAACGACCGGGTTCACTCCACATCAATGGCTGTTGAAAATCCGTGTCGAGCGGGCTAAGGAAATGCTGGCAAATCGTTCTTACGCGCTGAAGGCGATTGCAGGCCAATGCGGCTTCTGCGATCAAAGCCATTTTACGAAGACATTTGTGCGACATACGGGCCTCACACCGACCGCTTGGCGAAGCGGATGGATCCATTAG
- a CDS encoding helix-turn-helix domain-containing protein — protein sequence MDINPEYSAGGALAACQSVLQGSAVTITRLNYDGHDLPPRAVNKRIDAFNVITQLVDFSHHRLWRGENLVHDGGHKRGTLAITDLRDEWRCHHLSPFDNVRFQIPFSYIRQFAFEVGRPEFTHIRCQPGTRDDVILGLAQALLPAFHNPKTASQLFLEQIVLAMMTHLAQNYGGLHFPSHRKGTLAPWQEKRATEFLSAHVNSQVSIDEVAEACNLSRSYFIKAFKETFGKPPYRWLIEYRVARAKDFLASDMPIAEIATACGFADQSHMTRIFSEVVGEPPGHWRKHSR from the coding sequence GTGGATATTAACCCTGAATATTCGGCTGGTGGCGCGCTGGCGGCCTGCCAGTCCGTCCTGCAGGGATCGGCGGTGACCATCACGCGGCTTAACTATGACGGTCATGACCTACCGCCGCGCGCCGTGAACAAACGCATCGACGCCTTCAACGTCATCACCCAACTGGTCGATTTCTCGCATCATCGCTTGTGGCGCGGCGAAAATTTGGTCCATGACGGGGGCCACAAGCGAGGTACGCTTGCAATCACGGATCTGCGTGACGAATGGCGCTGCCACCATCTCTCACCATTCGACAACGTGCGATTCCAAATTCCGTTCTCTTATATCCGCCAATTCGCATTCGAGGTCGGACGACCCGAATTTACCCACATCCGCTGCCAGCCAGGCACCAGGGACGATGTGATCCTAGGTCTAGCCCAGGCGTTGCTGCCGGCATTCCACAATCCGAAAACAGCAAGCCAACTGTTCCTTGAGCAGATCGTACTCGCCATGATGACGCATCTCGCCCAGAACTATGGTGGGCTACATTTTCCGTCGCACCGAAAGGGGACGCTCGCGCCATGGCAGGAGAAGCGAGCGACGGAGTTCCTCTCTGCCCATGTCAACAGCCAAGTCTCGATCGATGAGGTTGCGGAGGCCTGCAATCTCTCACGGAGCTATTTCATTAAAGCCTTCAAGGAAACCTTCGGTAAACCTCCCTACCGCTGGTTGATCGAATATCGCGTCGCCCGTGCCAAGGATTTTCTGGCATCAGACATGCCGATTGCCGAGATCGCAACCGCCTGCGGATTTGCGGATCAAAGTCATATGACTCGGATATTCTCAGAAGTCGTGGGAGAGCCACCCGGACACTGGCGAAAGCATAGCCGTTGA
- a CDS encoding XapX domain-containing protein: MKVYLFSLGAGLLVGIVYSLLNVRSPAPPVVALVGLLGILLGEQILPLAKTLWNNEPAAVSWLNQVKPHVFGHLPKGDNGATKAAATPAKSEIAG; this comes from the coding sequence GTGAAGGTCTACCTGTTTTCTCTTGGTGCCGGCCTTTTGGTGGGCATCGTCTATAGCCTCCTGAATGTCCGGTCCCCGGCACCGCCCGTCGTGGCATTGGTCGGCCTGCTCGGCATACTGCTGGGCGAACAGATCCTGCCGCTGGCAAAGACCCTATGGAACAACGAGCCAGCAGCGGTTTCCTGGCTGAATCAGGTCAAGCCGCATGTGTTCGGCCACCTTCCTAAAGGCGACAATGGCGCCACGAAAGCGGCAGCCACGCCTGCAAAGAGTGAAATCGCAGGCTGA
- a CDS encoding amidohydrolase has protein sequence MTADLILHHGLFTTLDRANPTASAVAIKDGKFLAVGHDSEIMALADPKTKIVDLKGKRVLPGLIDNHTHVIRGGLNFNMELRWDGVRSLADAMDMLKRQVAITPAPQWVRVVGGFTEHQFAEKRLPTIEEINAVAPDTPVFLLHLYDRALLNGAAVRAVGYTKDTPNPPGGEIIRDSAGNPTGLLLAKPNAGILYSTLAKGPKLPLEYQINSTRHFMRELNRLGVTGVIDAGGGFQNYPDDYAVIQKLADENQMTVRLAYNLFTQKPKGEKEDFLNWTSSVKYKQGNDYFRHNGAGEMLVFSAADFEDFRQPRPDMPPEMEGEMEEVVRILAENRWPWRLHATYDETISRALDVFEKVNQDIPLEGLNWFFDHAETISDRSIDRIAALGGGIAVQHRMAYQGEYFVERYGLGAAEATPPVAKMLEKGVKVSAGTDATRVASYNPWVSLAWMITGKTVGGMSLYPRANCLDRETALRMWTENVTWFSNEEGKKGRIEKGQFADLIVPDKDFFACAEDEISFLTSDLTMVGGKIVYGAGDFAKFDESPLPPAMPDWSPVRTFGGYAAWGEPEGAGKRSLRRTAISMCGCANDCNVHGHDHAGAWTAKLPISDLKGFFGALGCACWAV, from the coding sequence ATGACTGCAGACCTAATCCTCCATCATGGTCTCTTCACGACTCTCGACCGTGCCAATCCGACCGCCAGCGCCGTCGCGATCAAGGACGGCAAATTCCTCGCCGTCGGCCATGACTCGGAAATCATGGCATTGGCAGACCCCAAGACCAAGATCGTCGACCTCAAGGGCAAGCGCGTGTTGCCGGGACTGATCGACAACCATACCCACGTGATCCGTGGTGGGCTGAACTTCAATATGGAGCTGCGCTGGGACGGCGTTCGTTCTCTTGCCGACGCCATGGATATGCTGAAGCGGCAGGTCGCCATTACGCCGGCGCCCCAATGGGTCCGCGTCGTCGGCGGTTTCACTGAGCACCAGTTCGCCGAGAAGCGCCTGCCGACAATCGAAGAAATCAATGCGGTCGCTCCAGACACTCCGGTCTTCCTACTGCACCTCTACGACAGGGCTCTGCTCAATGGCGCCGCCGTGCGCGCTGTCGGCTATACCAAGGACACGCCGAACCCACCAGGCGGCGAGATCATTCGCGATAGCGCCGGCAATCCCACGGGACTGCTGCTCGCCAAACCCAATGCGGGCATCCTCTACTCCACGCTTGCCAAGGGACCGAAGCTGCCTCTCGAGTATCAGATCAACTCGACTCGCCATTTCATGCGCGAACTCAACCGTCTCGGTGTCACGGGCGTGATCGACGCCGGCGGTGGTTTCCAGAACTATCCGGATGATTATGCCGTCATCCAGAAGCTGGCCGACGAGAACCAGATGACGGTGCGGCTTGCCTACAACCTTTTCACCCAGAAGCCGAAAGGCGAGAAGGAAGACTTTCTCAACTGGACGAGCTCGGTCAAATACAAGCAGGGCAATGACTACTTCCGCCATAATGGCGCCGGCGAAATGCTGGTCTTTTCCGCTGCCGATTTCGAGGATTTCCGCCAGCCGCGTCCGGATATGCCACCGGAAATGGAAGGAGAAATGGAAGAGGTGGTTCGTATTCTTGCCGAGAACCGCTGGCCGTGGCGGCTGCATGCCACCTATGACGAAACCATCTCGCGCGCCCTCGATGTGTTCGAAAAGGTCAACCAGGATATTCCGCTCGAAGGCCTGAACTGGTTCTTCGACCACGCCGAGACGATCTCCGACCGCTCGATCGATCGCATTGCGGCTCTTGGCGGCGGCATCGCAGTCCAGCATCGCATGGCCTATCAGGGGGAATATTTCGTCGAGCGCTATGGTCTGGGGGCCGCGGAAGCCACGCCGCCGGTCGCCAAGATGCTGGAAAAGGGCGTCAAGGTCTCTGCCGGCACCGACGCTACCCGCGTCGCCTCCTACAATCCCTGGGTCTCTCTCGCCTGGATGATTACCGGCAAGACCGTCGGCGGCATGAGCCTGTACCCTCGTGCCAATTGCCTGGACCGCGAGACCGCTTTGCGGATGTGGACGGAAAACGTGACCTGGTTCTCCAACGAGGAAGGCAAGAAAGGTCGCATCGAAAAGGGTCAATTCGCCGATCTCATCGTGCCGGACAAGGATTTCTTCGCCTGTGCCGAAGACGAGATTTCCTTCCTCACATCCGATCTTACCATGGTCGGCGGCAAGATCGTATATGGGGCAGGGGATTTCGCCAAGTTTGATGAAAGCCCTCTGCCGCCGGCTATGCCGGATTGGTCCCCGGTGCGCACCTTCGGCGGTTACGCGGCTTGGGGCGAGCCCGAAGGTGCGGGTAAGAGGTCGCTTCGCAGAACAGCAATCTCGATGTGCGGTTGCGCCAACGACTGCAACGTCCATGGTCACGATCATGCCGGCGCCTGGACCGCCAAGCTGCCGATTTCAGACCTCAAGGGCTTCTTCGGTGCGCTCGGCTGTGCCTGCTGGGCCGTGTGA
- a CDS encoding DoxX family protein, whose amino-acid sequence MTTVSRQTAAQPAMLRIITSAPLRFLALAALCSAYIQGPLVKIVDFPSAIAEMNHFGLSPAPVFAIIVIIFELTMSALVLSGIYRWAAAFALSGFTIMATLLALRFWVLPPGMERSMAMNGFFEHLGLAGAFIFVALVDIASRHPVKTKV is encoded by the coding sequence ATGACAACCGTCTCGCGACAAACCGCAGCTCAACCGGCAATGCTCCGTATTATAACCTCGGCTCCCTTGCGCTTCCTTGCGCTCGCCGCGCTGTGCTCGGCCTATATTCAGGGACCGCTGGTCAAGATCGTGGATTTCCCCAGCGCCATTGCCGAAATGAACCATTTCGGGCTTTCGCCGGCGCCGGTCTTCGCCATCATCGTCATTATCTTCGAGCTCACCATGTCGGCGCTCGTGCTTTCCGGCATTTATCGTTGGGCGGCTGCATTCGCACTGTCCGGCTTTACCATCATGGCCACACTACTTGCTCTTCGCTTCTGGGTATTGCCACCGGGGATGGAGCGCTCCATGGCGATGAATGGCTTCTTCGAACATCTCGGCCTCGCTGGCGCGTTCATTTTCGTAGCGCTGGTCGATATTGCTTCCCGTCATCCTGTCAAAACGAAAGTCTGA